Below is a genomic region from Rhododendron vialii isolate Sample 1 chromosome 5a, ASM3025357v1.
TTGCAAGCTTCATCATCACCCATATAAACTTTTCCAAAGTTTTCCTGCACATAATTCTGTAGCACATCCATGCGTGAAGTAGCATGGAATGAGGCTCCCAAGTCTACAATCCAAGACTCATCGCGAGAATCCAGCGAacaaatcaaggcttcattaTCCGATTCCTCGGAAACATTTACGGTGTTCTTACCCCCCTGATTATTCCCGTTCTGCTGCTTTTTCGGTGGTGCCTTACAGTCTCGCTTCCAATGCCCCAACTGACCACAGTTCCAACAACCTTCAGGTTTCACTTCTCTACTATAAGATTTACTCCTGCCCTTGTTCTTGGAACTCCTTCTTCCCTTGCCCTTGTTGCCTCCCCTATTTGCAGACCTGCCTCTGTCCTCTGTATTAAGTGCTGAACTCGAAGCAACATCCTCACCCGATGCTCTCCTCCTAGCCTCTTCTCCTAATATCAATCCAGTAACATCCTTCAATTTAATTGTTGCAGACCCAGAGGAATTACTCACTGCCACGACAAGTCCATTCCAACTTTCTGGCAAACTCGATAGTAGAACAAGAGCTCTAATCtcatcatcaaaattaatacccatGGATTCTAACTGATTCGTGACCGTATTAAATTCATTCAGATGTTCAGCAACAATAGAGTTTTCAGGCATCTTTAGGttaaacaactttttcataagaTATACCTTGTTCACCACAGAAGGTTTCTCGTACATCTTTCCTAGGGCTTTGAACAAATCTGCTGTAGTCTTTTCTTTGGCAATATTCGACGCAACCGACAGCGCGAGGCTCAATCGCATAGTCCCCAAAGCTTTGCGATCCAAAATATCCCAATCTGCTTGCTTTATGCTTTCTGGTTTTGTGCTACTGATCGGATGATATAGATCCTTCTGATACAAAATATCCTCCATCTGCATCTTCCAGAAAGCATAGTTTGtaccattgaacttctcgatcttgtatttttcttcagCCATTGTGTAAACCCTTGACCTCCTAACCtggagctctgataccagttgtcGGGGATTCGAACGTCCAAACCCACAATCAAACTCAtacaatcgaagaacaaaccaagaatagaaaacaatataaagtaagaaaagaacaagacacagagattacgtggttccgacttaagctgattgcttaatcgtacgtccacggggtgctggggtgtttcactatgatgaaaatatgtcagagttacaaaaagaggcagccctagctttgcttttatatgtgcaAGCAAGCTAATACTAGAAAATCCTAAAAAACGGTAAAACCTGCGTTGGGCAGGACCTAAAaccttccgggtcatttttactgcaactctaaaattgtcttcacgTCTCAACATTTTTCTCAATCACCACACTCACAATCTTCTGCTCTATCACCATTCCAGTACACAGCAAATGTCTGGAGGATCAAAAGTCTTTGTTGCTTCAATTGAAGAACAGCCTTTAGTTCGATCCAAATTTCTCTGTCAAGTTGGTGAGTTGGGCTCAAAGCAACAATTGTTGTCAATGGAATGGTGTGACTTGTGACCATTCCGACCGCGTTATAGGTCTCGACCTGAGCACGGAATCAATCTCCGGAGGTTTAAATGACTCAAGCAGTCTTTTCCGACTCAAGTTTCTAGAGAAGCTGAACTTAGCTTACAACAGCTTCAACTCCACACGAATTCCATCCAGTGTTGGAGTCCTCACCAATCTAAAATATCTAAATTTGTCAACTGCTGAATTTGACGGCCAGATTCCGATGGAATTCTCGCGCTTGATGAGGTTGGTGAAGCTTGATCTATCTGGTAATTGGTACTTGAGAATTGAGAAAACAAATTTATTCACACTTTTTCGTAACCTTGGAGGACTTACAGAGCTTTATTTGGACGGGGTAAATATATCAGCAAATGGGTATGAATGGGGTCAGGCCATTTCATCTTCATTGCCTAACCTGCGAGTTTTGAGCTTGAGTGATTGTTTACTTTCAGGACCTATTGATTCTTCCCTTCAAAACCTTCAGTACCTTACAGAAATTAATTTGGCTGGGAACAATCTCTCGTCTCCGGTCCCACGTTTCTTTGCGAATTTCCCGAATTTGACAATTTTGATTCTCAATGGTTCGGAATTATATGGAACATTTCCGGACATCGTATTTCAACGGGTACAAACACTAGAGACTCTGGATTTGTGGGGCAATACACTGCTCAATGGTTCTTTACCTGATTTTCCACGAAATCGGCCCCTTCGAAATCTGTTGCTTGGCCGCACAAATTTTTCTGGTAATTTACCGGAGTCTATCGGAAATTTGATGAAGCTAAGGAGTATAACGCTTTATGAGTGTCATTTCAGTGGACAGATTCCGAATTCACTGGCAAACCTTAGTCAGCTTATTTCCTTGGATTTTTCATTCAACAATTTTGCAGGTCCAATACCTTCGTTTCAGGGATCCAAAAATCTCACTTCCATAGACCTCTCTAATAATGCTCTAACAGGTCTAGTTCCTTCCATTTACTTTGAAGGCCTTTCAAATCTTGTAGAGGTGGATCTCCGGAATAACTCATTCAATGGGAGTATTCCTTCTTCTCTGTTTTCCCTTCCATCTTTGCAGCAAATTTGGCTTTCCAACAACCAATTCAGTGAAGTTTCTGAGTTTCTTCCAAACAAATCCTCGTCTACTTTGGAGGCACTAGATttggaaaataacaaaatacaaGGGCCTATCCCCTCGTACTTCTTTGATTTCCAAAGTCTCCAAGACCTCTATCTTTCTTTCAATAACTTTAGTGGCACCATACAGCTAGAAAGTTTCCATAGGCTTCAAAATCTCAAGTGGCTTATGCTTTCACACAATAACTTGTCAGTCAATGCTAGTATCAATGACTCTATCTTACCATCCTTTCCCCAACTCGTCTTTTTAGGATTGGTTTCTTGCAAGTTGCGAAAGTTCCCTCCTCTAATGAATCAATCAAGCTTGTCACTTTTAGACCTTTCTAACAACCAAATTTCTGGTGTCATACCAAATTGGATTTGGAATCATGATTATTCTGCATTGAATCTTTCTTGTAATCTCCTTGTGGGTTTGCAGCGGGAATATGTTATGCCGGCTAGTCTTACGACCCTTGACCTTCATTCGAATCAGCTCCGCGGTGAAATGCCAATACCACCAAAATCGGCGACCTATGTGGACTACTCAAGGAATAACTTCGGCTCTTCTCTCTCTGCTGAAATGGGCAACGGCATTGCCTCTGTTTCGTACTTTTCTCTTTCACATAACAAGCTTTCTGGACCCATCCCTTCATCAATATGCAATGAGAGCAACCTTGAGGTTCTTGATATTTCCAATAATAGATTCACTGGCACTATACCCCAATGTCTGATAGATAATAGTACTATGACCCTAGGCGTACTGAATTTGCAGAATAACCAACTTATTGGTAAAATAATGGGGACATTCCCGGAAGGTTGCACTTTGAGGACCCTTGAGTTGAATGGAAATCACTTGGAAGGGGAGGTTCCAAAATCCCTGGCCAATTGTGCAAATGCGGAGGTTTTAAATCTTGGTACCAACAACATAAATGGTAACTTCCCCTGTTTCTTGGCAAACTTATCAGAATTGCATGTCTTAGTATTACGATCCAACAAGTTCCATGGAAATATTCATTGCCGAGGAATTCATAATTATACCTGGCCAAAGCTTCAAATCATTGACCTAGCTTTCAACAACTTCAGTGGTTTTTTGCCCCCAAAATTCTTTTCACAGAGGAAGGCAATGAGGGATGGGGGTAACGCACAACCAAATCTCAATCAATTGCGTTTTGAGTTGTctaccttttctttttactatGAGGATTCAGTGACAATTGTCATCAAAGAGTTAGAGATGAAGCTGGTGAAGATCTTAACTATATTTACCACCATTGATTTCTCAAACAATAGGTTCAAGGGAAATATACCAGATACAATTGGGGATCTGAAATCCCTCTATGTTCTCAACCTATCCCACAATGCCCTCACTGGGTCAATCCCTTCATCACTTGGAAACTTGTCAAAGCTTGAATCACTAAACCTCTCATGGAACAAGCTTGGTGGAAGCATCCCAATGACACTTTCAAGTCTGACATTTCTTGCAATTATGAACTTATCGTACAATCAACTTGTTGGAATGATCCCAAGAGGCCCCCAGCTTCAAACATTTCCAGAAACTTCGTTCAAAGGAAACAAAGGATTATGGGGACCTCCTTTGACCTCTTATTGCAAGGAAGCAGAACCGGCAACGCCAACATTGAATGGTACGCAATCATATATTGAAGAGGATAAGATTAACTGGGTTTACATAATCTCTACATTGGGATATACCGTGGGGTTTGGAGTTATTGTTGGGCCACTTTTATATTCGAAAAGATGGAGACAATGCTACTATAAACCTCTCGATAGAGTTATTGTGAGGATTCTCCATCATCAAGAGCAGCGAGCAAAACATCAAAGAAAAAGAGACAACAGAAACCAGCTTCAGAGACGCTAGCACCATTGAAGGGTAAGTGTTTGAAGAAGAGTGTaattctgcttcttcttcttttgtactTAATTATCTCAACTTGCTTCAATAAAGTAAAGTCAGGTAGAGGTTTGTGTCCGTCGTGTGGCAAAATATATAGCAGTTCCATTTACCTGAATGTCCTGTGTGCAGGAATAGTTGCAAAATTGGGATTCGAATCATGTACCATCTCTCTAGTTTCCTGAATCAAGTTTTGTATCCTTTCATGTTCCATGTGTTTCATAGACTCATAAAATAGAAGATACATTCGGGGATCGGGGATGGGCATCAATTCTTCTTGTTGACATATCAGAATGCTGAATCGTGAATGATGCAAAAACTCAACGCAAACAGAAATCTAACTTCTGAAATTCTGATAGAGATAGAAGATAGTGCATATTCATACAATGACACGCTTGATTTTATGAAAAATGGATGGAAAATCACTGTTCATTTCCTCAAAACATATCAATCAACGAAGCAAACACATCCTTGGACATTGCCACACCAAGAATTACCATACCACGAAATTCCCTGTTCATTCCTTAGGTTctgttcagttgccaggaataaTGTGCAGAAAAATTATTCTCaagaaaagtgaagtaaaagaaaaagagatctATTATTTTTccgtgagtgttcatttgacaaaagaattttgcaagaaaactaaagtttagttCATTTGTCGGGAAAAAGACAtttatgagaaacttctttatttttattcccaTGGCTAAAGTTTAGTTGTATACGATATTGTTGCTTGGCTTTGGGCACATTTTAGTTCACAAGTTATTTCTACGATTGTGGAATTTGATTCAATTGTTGTTAATTTCCATGgtaaacttgtaactttggtattCTAAATTCTCACCTGGATTGGTTTATCCCTTTTCAGGCGATCACGTGGAGAGGACAAGATTTAGCATTGGGCACTAAGTGGGCTATCCCTATTTTATGTCATTTAGTAATTTCAGTTACTTGATTTGCGAGTATGTTATAATATGTGAggtaaatgatctcttctatcaattaacaaaaaaaaaaaaaaaattgcgagcATGTTATAATATGGCATGATATGGTACTTGTctattttccacttttcaagTTGGGCTTAACAAATCCCATGATTTGTAATAAATTGAGTTTGTACTATTTATCTGTCAGTGTTCAATaaatagaatatatatattgtggATATTTTCAATAATgctttcacattttattttagtGATAGTCTCTTAACTGATAGAAATCAAAGGTTGTGGTAGGTTAGCCTTACAGGCCGGTCACAGATTCGTAGACCCCCGGGTTTGGGTTGTGAAAAAACTGAAAACGAAGAGCTATGTAGCATCCTTCCTATTCTAGTAGGTTCTCTCCCAGTCTACTTggggagaaaattttcagtgacgggtgggtaccacgtcaccCGGCTGACGTGGTGCCCAAGCGAGCACATCcaagccatccaaaagtgtattggacggtccaAATTGAAACACACTCTCTCCTCTGATCTCCTCTCAcccccacactctctctcctctttctctttccaaatccaagccgtccaaaatcgaaatggacggctcggatgcaccgAGCGGACACCAAGTGGTACCGcgcttggcactgaaaaatttctcctactTGGGACTTGGGCGTGCCTTTGATATCCACCTAATTAGAAGCGAGGATTGTAACAAGCTTGAGGATGGAAAAAGGATGGGATTCTGTGCAGAATTGAATTCTGAACCAACTGGAATGCTTAGAGGGAGGTCCTGCCTACCATttcttggggaaaaaaaaaatgtctggTTCGTCCATCATGTCCCTCGATGGGCATTCATTGATTGAATTACTCATTCTGGGATAGATTATCTACTAAGGACATTCTGGAAAGTTGGGGCTTGCTAGTAGATATGTCTTGTTGTCTTTGTAATGGCTAAGTGGAGTCCCATGAAcatttaattaatttgttttttgactgTCCATTTTCTTGTCAAGTTCGGGGTACCATATGCACCATAATTTTAAATCCTTGaatttaaaagtgaataatccaaaccacccatttattaaatcaattaataaaatgaaaaaatggcttagcaggtaataggttattctctcttccttgactctctctccctctccctcatttgtaaaatactacaaattatataacataaccataattgttatgacaacacaaaaaattggcattttcttaccacaatgtgtcgtaccaaaagaacatTTAGAATTGTGCATTCAATATACTTGATATAAAACCAATTTATCTGTTGTAATTGAATGTATGGTTGATTTGCAACCgcgacacaataatgacgatcaaaaccattgatttcgttatatttgttgattaaataatccaTGTAATTTTTTGGCTTGATAGGGTTTAGAAAGCCCTTTCATTGGCACCCGGATTCAATagtaaaaggattttttttttttgtcagattAAGGGTCTAATGATAAGCGATCAACTTCATTTTTGTATCTggatacattaaatttttttgattacgCAGTTGTCGAtatctaattttggtgacaatgctgaATATCATATGACTTGATATTCTAATAGTtatgatcgatcattctaaaaatatactcgCTAAAGACATTTAGCTATGGTATGATATTTTGacgattataactatcgttaactgaatattctgattgaatttttttatacgacacgttgtgagtatgaaaacgttaatttatgttgttatcataacaaatttggttatattactgaatttatggtttggtattttttgattataactattgttaactgaacattccgattgaatttttttcatacgacatgttgtgagtatgaaaacgtcaatttatggtattatcataacaaatttggttatattactgaatttgtggtatgatattttgctaattataactatcgttaattgaagatttcgattgaatttttttatacgacacgtcgTGGGTATGAAAAtatcaatttatggtgttgtcataacaaatttggttatgttactgaatttgtggtattttggtcttgttacggaatattttaattaatttcctttgctATGATAGTTGTGGGCatgaaaatgtcaaattatggtattgtcataacaattatggtttgttatataagttgtagtatttaaatatgttttcttttgataagacacgttgtggtaagaaaatgacaattttaggtattgtcataacaaatttggttattttactgattttgtggtattttacacatattttgtttgggtataacaattgttgattctagtacgacatattttgattttgttacggaatatcatacttgtcaaagaatttttgataCGACTcgttgtggtaagataatgccaatttatggtgttgtcataacatttgtgggtagcattatttaatttgtgatattgtacTCATATATTTGGTTgaggtacaagtattatggtttCTGGTatgaataattatggttacatagtaacaatattttttaactatgggtaacctgctaatgacctgttcaacaggtaaattttaaagtagaagTCATAACtagcataaaaaatatgcattaaaataccaaaaatcgtcataatgaaaatcacaaattgtcataatttagatatacggtataccctgtgtaccatagctgtGTCCTAATTATTATGTTTTTGGGTTAAGTGTTCTAATTAAGCTAAGTGTAATTGTGTTTTTGTTACCTAATTATCTCAACTTGCTTCAATAAAGAAAACTTAGGTAAAGGTTTGTGTCCATCGTGTGGCAGATAGCAGTTCCATTGACCTGAAATGTGGAGGCATAGTTGTACCATCTCTCTAATTTTCTGAATCAAGTTTTGTAACGTATCATGTTCCATGTGTATCATAGACTCATTAAATAGAAGATTCGTCCGGGAATAGGCATCTCAGTTCTTCTTGTCGACATATCAGAACACTGAATCGTGAAATATTGATGCAAAAACTCAATGCAGCAGAAATTGAACTTCTGAAATTATGATAAGAGATAGAAGATCGTGCATGCTCATACAATGACACGctttattttatgaaaaatggATGGAAATTCACTGTTCGTTTCCTCAAAGCATATCAATCAACGAAGCGAACACATCCTTCGACATCACCACACCAAGAATTACCATACCACGAAATTCCATGTTCGTGAATTTCTTAGTGATGTGCATTGACAGTTTGTAAATGGAATCTCTACTCTTCCTTGGACATAAAGGAAAGGAATATGTGTATTAGTCATATAAACCATCTCATGGATAAACACACCAGTCTGGTAtggttttttttgaaacggacCAGTCTGGTATGGTTACGGTTTATAGGTGATAGAAAACCCGTCGGGTTTTggcttgattttttgttttggtcgcAAATCTTGGGTTTGGATCTGTTTTGGGCGGATCGGTTTAGTTCCCAATTCAATTCACAAGTGGCGGATTGTCGTTTTTTCCATCCGCCACCCGTTTGTGTGTGTTGTTCAGTCGGATCAGTTTGGATGCGGTTTGGGGCACGGAATTGAGCCTGCAGTTTATCTTTTTATGTAtatcaaaaatttgaaaaatagagGCGCCCCAAAACTTCAAGTCCAAACAAGTCTATACATTCATCTCTGGATTTAAAGCCATCAAATATCTTTTCTCGACTTCCACTTTCTCGgcgaccaaaccaaaccaaaactgtgtACAAAGTATGGACAAGAACATTAACAAGACTACTTAATAATTAACAGGAATATGAACCCATGCATTTGCCTAAATTAAACTTCGGACACCAACAGAACATCCACGAGTAGATGCACAAAGACAATTGACATGGCCTTGCAAGGATTTTCTCATTCCCATAGCATCATTggtggcttcttcttcttttttcctaaaTAGTTGAACAAAGCAAGAGATGGAAGAAAAGTGACAAACCCACTAAGGACCTTGATATGCTTGTGGTAAAGAGATTCAAAGTCTTCCATCAATGATCCTTGATGCCGGAATCCACAAGCCCAAATTCGAGCCTTTTCGTGTAGCGGATGGATAATTGCGAAAAGCAATGAAAAGAAACTTTATTTGAGATAAACTTTTCTAGCCATCCCAAGCACAATGAACTAGGTCTGTCAATGGACCGAATCCGAttcggatccgatccgatccgataacgtcgatccgataatccgataatctgaatccggtaattcaatacggatccggatcggatcggattaaatccgttatcaatccaaatccgaactttattaaaaaaaaaaaatgtttaagaagttgtatttttatttttattttattttttaaaattttttttcagaaaataattttttttttgctaaaatttttaaagtaaaaaaagtttccggatcggattttcggatccggattaccactatcggatttgagtcttatcggatccggcccattgacaggcctacaaAGAACaaccaaatttaataaaatatcaCCTAGTAACAGGAACATGAATTCAGCAAATTTTTCTATAGTTCTTTTGGAGTACTAAAACATTACCATTGTTATATGGATCCATCATTTTGGGCTAAGTAGCCATGCCAACACGACATGGGTGTGAGATAGGGATCGGATACGGCTATTTCGAAGAGAACGCATTAATTGTGAAACTTCTAGCTTTTCTTTGTATAAATATGATGAAAAGAAGAAAGTATTATATAACCGTTGGCTTTGAGAATTTCGCCAAACGAATATGTAACCGATGACTTCGAGAATTTTGCCGAATGAATATGTAACAGATGGCTACGAGAATTTTGCTGCACGAATATGTAACCGAAGGCTTCGAAAATTTTGCCCAACGAATAAGTAACCGAAGGCTTCGAGGATTTCGCCTAACGAATAAGTAACCGAAGGCTTCGAGGATTTCACCTAACCATAGCGACGCGTAGGTATGCTGAACACTATGGGTGAAAGTGCTTGAACCCTAGCGACGCGTAGGTACGCCAAACGCTAGGGGTGAAATTGCCGAACAGTACCAGCCCCAACACCACTGGTGTTGTAGCTCCATCCACTTTCAATCTCTAGGCTTTTCTTGAGAACAACTTCTATTTGCGCTTCGACTTTTTGTTTCCAGCAGTGTTCTGAGCCCCAAATTTTTATAGGATGGGGCTCGGGAAGCTCGGCCAAGAACTCCGCTTTGTCAAGCTCCCGTTCTTCTTCAGCAATCTTCAAGTCATTGGCTTTTATCTTCAAGGCAAGGAGTCAACTCGGCAAAGAAACCTGCAAGAGCCTGGCCTTACCGAGGCTCAAACCGTAACTTGCGAGGTCTTGTGAGTACTTCAATATTCGGCTTGATGAATATCGCAAGGTGGAGATGATCGTCTTCATCTGCAACAGACGTAAGGAGGACAGTACTGACATAGCACTTCTTTTGACCGGTGTCGGTCTCTGTAGAGGCATTCCTGCCGACCAAGGAGGCTATTGTAGGAGCTCGGGGAATTGTCCACTACGAGCGGCTAATACAACCATCACTCGGGAGCTGGTGCGCACGGGGAAGGTAATCAAGCCGAGCGGCCAAACAGGTTCCCATGAAGCTGATGAGTGAAATTGGTGCGGTCTGGAGTCGGTTCGGGATAAGCCCCAAACACTTGTAAGTTGAGTAGAACACTACCTCGATCAAACCACCTTGGCCGACCAATACTCATTGATCGGTAGATTTATCAATGATAACGGTGACAGCAAGAGCGTCCGTGTGAGATGTCTGTATACCGTTGACATCTTTAGGACaacaagaggaagagaatgattTTATTCAGTTCCACAACACAAAGAGCTAGGAGAAAGTTTCCCctgcagagtcgccaattgtggggggctGAAAAAATCATTGAACCTCTTCCTCCTTGCTGTTGTACAGTGAAAAGGTTGAACGGTAAACTGGGTACCTGAAAACCGAAAAGGGGATATACCTCTGGGAAGACGCTTCGACGAGCAAGTTAGTGAGAGCTCGAGAGGTAGAGGAAAGTATGCTTTTAGTGAAGTTTGTAAGAATGAGAGAGATTAGCTTATTTACCTTGTGGTATCACCTCTTATTTGTAGGCAAGGCTTTGAGTGTTGGACAAGTAGATGATATCACTTTTGGCTATAAGTAGAAAGCTTCTAGATCATGTCACTTTCGGCCATAAGTAGAAAGCTTCTAGATTAAGCCATAAGTAGAAAGTTTCTAGATGGCCCTTTGATTCCCACTTGCAAGCACTATTCCTGAGATCTTTTCCCAAGTGATAACGTACCTTCCAAACGAAAGCTTTACACCGCCGAACGAGCTAAGGTATGCCAAGCGATCGTCCGGTTAAGACGTAAGAAAAAGTACGGTTGGCAGAACTGTTGGGGGTCGGATATCGTTCGGCCGAACAGTGGAGTGCCTTCCCGTGACGAGTAATGACGTTATTGACGAATTGAGAGCCCTGGGGATGACGTGTCTAGAACAGGTGATAGTTTTGACCTGATCTCTTGGGCCTTTCCGACCGAAGTTATTTTGGCCCACTACACTTGTTTGCCCCTTTTTAGGCGATCACTTGTAAGGGACAAGATTTAGCATGAGGCACTAAGTTGGCTATGTCAGTTTCATGTCATTTAGTAATTTTAGTTACTTGAATTGCGAGCATGTAATAATATGGCACGACATGGTACTTGTCTATTTGCCGATTTTCAAATTGGGCTAAGCGGACCCGGTGGTTCGTAATAAATTTAgctcatactccctccgtcccaaaaagaatgacaatttttgaaacccgtgtcatttttcattacttatattttttaatctataatattttttcaagagtttaaaaactttgtataatagaactaatcgagaactatcaaacaagatccatattgcatattttttgagatccatattgaaagatataaggagttAAAATTgacacggatatcaaaaattgacattcaatttgggacggagggagtactatttatcTTTCAGTgttctataaatagaagctttGGAGTAAGAGTTAATAACAATTGGAGGAAAAGTGAGGAAGTTATTGAATAGAGATGAATCTTGAGATATAGAGGTTTGTGATTGGAGTTTGTATGAATAGTAAACTTCTCTATATTCACTTTCAATTAAAATCCATTATTTCTatcctctcaaatggagcaATGGAGGATGTtaattggattggagatgctctaaagatGAATAATGAAATCCTCTAAATTTACTTTATGAATATgaaatagtattattttgatCCTCTATTTGGAAGTGTTGAGTTGGAGATAGTCGTGGTGGAAACCAACGATTGACGACTGGTTAATGACTTTGGGACTATATAGCACCACTGTAGGTGATTTGGTGACTTTAGGAAGTGTATATTCTACTCTCTTTTTCGACTTGCGCTTCACTGTACTACTAAAGCGCAGGCCTCGCTTCGCGCTTCATCAGCCCTTTGGCACAAAATTGTCCATATGACGATCGATTTCCCGGAAGAACTAGAAGCACCGAGTCCGATTTTCCCAAGAAATGACACATTCTGCCCTCCGTTATATATATAGACTTGTGGGAGAAGACAAAACAGGGAAATGACGTCTTGTTACAGAGCTATGCGTTAGGACATGCCGACATGATGATACAGGGTTTAAGGTTCTTCGAGTCAAAATTATCCTTTCCAATCCGATTTCCACGT
It encodes:
- the LOC131325850 gene encoding receptor-like protein 33; translated protein: MEFSRLMRLVKLDLSGNWYLRIEKTNLFTLFRNLGGLTELYLDGVNISANGYEWGQAISSSLPNLRVLSLSDCLLSGPIDSSLQNLQYLTEINLAGNNLSSPVPRFFANFPNLTILILNGSELYGTFPDIVFQRVQTLETLDLWGNTLLNGSLPDFPRNRPLRNLLLGRTNFSGNLPESIGNLMKLRSITLYECHFSGQIPNSLANLSQLISLDFSFNNFAGPIPSFQGSKNLTSIDLSNNALTGLVPSIYFEGLSNLVEVDLRNNSFNGSIPSSLFSLPSLQQIWLSNNQFSEVSEFLPNKSSSTLEALDLENNKIQGPIPSYFFDFQSLQDLYLSFNNFSGTIQLESFHRLQNLKWLMLSHNNLSVNASINDSILPSFPQLVFLGLVSCKLRKFPPLMNQSSLSLLDLSNNQISGVIPNWIWNHDYSALNLSCNLLVGLQREYVMPASLTTLDLHSNQLRGEMPIPPKSATYVDYSRNNFGSSLSAEMGNGIASVSYFSLSHNKLSGPIPSSICNESNLEVLDISNNRFTGTIPQCLIDNSTMTLGVLNLQNNQLIGKIMGTFPEGCTLRTLELNGNHLEGEVPKSLANCANAEVLNLGTNNINGNFPCFLANLSELHVLVLRSNKFHGNIHCRGIHNYTWPKLQIIDLAFNNFSGFLPPKFFSQRKAMRDGGNAQPNLNQLRFELSTFSFYYEDSVTIVIKELEMKLVKILTIFTTIDFSNNRFKGNIPDTIGDLKSLYVLNLSHNALTGSIPSSLGNLSKLESLNLSWNKLGGSIPMTLSSLTFLAIMNLSYNQLVGMIPRGPQLQTFPETSFKGNKGLWGPPLTSYCKEAEPATPTLNGTQSYIEEDKINWVYIISTLGYTVGFGVIVGPLLYSKRWRQCYYKPLDRVIVRILHHQEQRAKHQRKRDNRNQLQRR